The Candidatus Angelobacter sp. genomic sequence CGCGCTCGCGAAACGGCAGACAGTGGCGAAGGCGGCTTGAAGACGATCCGCCCCTGCCCGCTCTGAGATTGCCTCTGCTTTCAGCCGGACCGTTGTTACTTGACGATCGGCTTTAGAACGATGTTCCGGTATTCGACCCCTGCGTGGTCGCCCTGGAGGTAAATCGGACCGGGCCGCATTTCGTCCGAGGACAACGCGCCGCCCGTGCAACCGAGCAACGGCTGGTTATCAATGATTTTCCTGCCGTTCAGAATCACCGTCGCGTGGCGGTCGCACAGCGTGATGTCGAACGTCTGCCATTCGCCGGGGGGTTTCTCCGCGCTTTCGCTCGGTTTGATGCGACTGTAGATTGCGCCCATGTTGTGCGGGTCGAGCGGGCGGCCGTAGGTGTCGGCGACCTGCACTTCGTAGATACCGCGCAGGTAAATGCCGCTGTTGCCATCCTTCGGCACACGGGTCTCGAGTTTCAGATTGAAGTCCTCGAATTCGCGGTCGGTGCGAAGGTTGCCATAGGAAACATGCGGCCCGCCTTTGTGCTGGACGGGATTGTTGATCAGTATCCCGTTTCCAGCGCTCCAACCACTGACCTGGTTCGGATCGGTGAGCCGCCAGCCGTCCAGGTTCCTGCCGTTGAAGAGCGGGATGGCTTCGCCATATTTGACCTTGGACAGGTCCGGGGCGTGTGGAACGGGCGGAATGCGCTTGCCGGTGAACTCCTCCTGATCCATGCCCTCGCCG encodes the following:
- a CDS encoding DUF1080 domain-containing protein — encoded protein: MNSTRHLPHFLSLALGLTSLGAPAFAADASNPFVGRWALTVPGGGAGWLGIAAEKGYYDGSILWIAGSVEPVDSVFIFNDTLHVTRTHEVQRKDAGGKVVRTQRFTDLITATADGDELKLKIFRPRTNGEGMDQEEFTGKRIPPVPHAPDLSKVKYGEAIPLFNGRNLDGWRLTDPNQVSGWSAGNGILINNPVQHKGGPHVSYGNLRTDREFEDFNLKLETRVPKDGNSGIYLRGIYEVQVADTYGRPLDPHNMGAIYSRIKPSESAEKPPGEWQTFDITLCDRHATVILNGRKIIDNQPLLGCTGGALSSDEMRPGPIYLQGDHAGVEYRNIVLKPIVK